A single region of the Streptomyces caelestis genome encodes:
- a CDS encoding IS200/IS605 family accessory protein TnpB-related protein: MFLGSLAAADLAVRSRQGLAHDAASWAVRKRGLTGRSSARWAGSITKATHDQWALARRGQAAHLAWLRIQIASIEARLARPLGARADKRAGLVRGYASRGEWHAKSRRLHTLKDRLVGVEADRQAGRVRVVRGGKRLANTRHHLQAAGLDAAAWRERWRAERMFLTADGETGKRFGNETIRVTDTGQVSVKLPAPLVHLANAPHGRYLLDATVAFRHRGQEWRDRVTANRAVAYQIHHDTVRGRWYVTASWQRAAAPMLPLEAALARGVVGVDMNDDHLAAWQLDMHGNPVGEPQRFFYDLTGTAAHRDAQIRHALTRLLHHTRRCGAAAIAIEDLDFTDGTSREKHGRNKRFRRLLSRFPTAKLRARLVSMAAEQNVAIVAVDPAYTSRWGAQHWQKPLTTPRRKMSRHDAASIAVGRRALGHPIRRRTAPPPHHQSDGAGHRTAQARPEIRRREETRPHLAGPRTGCAPPGGGAKAGDQGAQHRSGHPAEQESWQHDSLPLSL; encoded by the coding sequence GTGTTCCTGGGGTCGCTGGCCGCGGCTGATCTCGCCGTACGTTCCCGGCAGGGCCTGGCACACGATGCCGCCTCATGGGCGGTGCGCAAACGAGGGCTGACGGGGAGGTCGTCGGCGCGGTGGGCGGGCAGCATCACCAAGGCCACCCACGACCAGTGGGCGCTGGCCCGGCGCGGTCAGGCCGCGCATCTGGCCTGGCTGCGTATTCAGATTGCTTCCATTGAGGCGCGGCTTGCCCGGCCGCTGGGCGCCAGGGCCGACAAGCGGGCAGGGCTGGTGCGCGGGTATGCCTCGCGTGGTGAGTGGCATGCCAAGTCCCGCCGCCTGCACACCTTGAAGGACCGTCTCGTGGGGGTGGAGGCGGACCGGCAGGCGGGCCGTGTGCGGGTGGTGCGCGGCGGCAAGCGCCTCGCGAACACCCGCCACCACCTTCAGGCGGCCGGGCTGGACGCAGCGGCGTGGCGGGAGCGGTGGCGGGCGGAGCGGATGTTCCTGACCGCCGACGGGGAGACGGGCAAGCGTTTCGGCAACGAGACGATCCGCGTGACCGACACCGGCCAGGTCTCGGTCAAACTCCCCGCCCCGCTGGTCCACCTGGCCAACGCACCCCACGGCCGCTACCTCCTGGACGCGACGGTGGCGTTCCGGCACCGGGGGCAGGAGTGGCGTGACCGGGTCACCGCGAACCGGGCGGTGGCCTACCAAATCCACCACGACACAGTGCGCGGCCGCTGGTATGTGACCGCGTCCTGGCAGCGCGCCGCCGCCCCCATGCTGCCGTTGGAGGCGGCGCTGGCGCGGGGTGTGGTGGGCGTGGACATGAACGACGACCACCTCGCCGCCTGGCAGCTCGACATGCACGGCAACCCGGTCGGCGAACCACAACGGTTCTTCTACGACCTCACCGGCACCGCCGCACACCGGGACGCACAGATCCGGCACGCCCTGACCCGGCTGCTCCATCACACCCGGCGGTGCGGGGCCGCCGCGATCGCCATCGAGGACCTGGACTTCACCGACGGCACCAGCCGCGAGAAGCACGGCCGCAACAAACGCTTCCGGCGCCTGCTCTCCCGCTTCCCCACCGCCAAACTCCGCGCCCGGCTCGTCTCGATGGCAGCCGAACAGAACGTGGCGATCGTCGCGGTCGATCCGGCCTATACCTCCCGCTGGGGTGCCCAGCACTGGCAGAAACCGCTGACCACCCCACGACGCAAGATGTCCCGGCACGATGCGGCGAGCATCGCGGTCGGGCGACGCGCCCTCGGACACCCGATCAGGCGACGGACGGCACCGCCCCCGCATCACCAGAGTGATGGTGCGGGGCATCGGACCGCCCAGGCCCGACCGGAGATCCGGCGGCGTGAGGAAACCCGCCCCCACCTTGCCGGACCGCGCACCGGATGCGCGCCGCCCGGTGGTGGAGCGAAAGCGGGGGACCAGGGTGCCCAACACCGTTCGGGGCACCCGGCTGAGCAAGAGTCCTGGCAACACGACTCGCTCCCACTCAGTCTTTAG
- a CDS encoding SDR family NAD(P)-dependent oxidoreductase produces the protein MSRILVTGSADGLGRAAAASLLSAGHDVVVHARNRERAAGLDALVTRGAHLVVGDFTDRDAVRRIAAELNDAKPLDAVIHNAGVWSGPAVMPVNIIAPYLLTALLRGPRRLVYLSSGSHFGGRPALAGVDWRGESAGSYSDSKLFVTTLAAAVARLRPGVLSNAVDPGWVPTKMGGPHAPDDLELGRQTQEWLASSDEPQALTTGGYWYHRQRQQPHRAVHDEAFQDNLLRTLTEEVGTVL, from the coding sequence GTGAGTCGAATCCTGGTGACCGGTTCCGCGGACGGCCTTGGACGCGCCGCGGCGGCTTCACTGTTGTCCGCGGGCCACGACGTGGTGGTGCACGCCCGGAACCGGGAGCGCGCGGCGGGCCTCGACGCGCTGGTCACCCGTGGGGCGCACCTTGTGGTGGGCGACTTCACTGACCGTGACGCCGTACGGCGCATCGCCGCCGAACTGAATGACGCCAAGCCCCTCGACGCGGTCATCCACAACGCCGGCGTGTGGAGCGGACCGGCGGTCATGCCGGTCAACATCATCGCGCCGTACCTGCTCACGGCCCTGCTCCGCGGGCCGCGTCGGCTGGTGTACCTGAGCAGCGGCTCGCATTTCGGTGGTCGCCCCGCGCTCGCCGGCGTCGACTGGCGGGGCGAGAGCGCGGGCTCGTACTCCGACAGCAAGCTGTTCGTCACGACGCTTGCGGCCGCAGTGGCCCGTCTGCGCCCAGGAGTGCTGAGCAACGCCGTGGATCCGGGCTGGGTGCCGACCAAGATGGGCGGACCGCACGCACCGGATGACCTGGAGCTCGGTCGTCAAACGCAAGAGTGGCTTGCGTCGAGCGACGAACCGCAGGCCCTGACGACCGGCGGCTACTGGTATCACCGCCAGCGGCAGCAGCCGCACCGCGCAGTGCACGACGAGGCGTTCCAGGACAACCTCCTGCGGACGTTGACCGAAGAGGTGGGCACCGTGCTCTGA
- a CDS encoding ABC transporter permease, with protein sequence METPTPVRDASGREPGSPEAGTSDADRKMKIVKYVFLFVMPFLMVTMMYATYMGTMHSPQTRDMPVAVVGSGAVAQSVVDELASAKDGAAEPRLVADRTEALDQLKDRGVAGVLQIPADGATEATLYTAQGAGASQASTVKQLLAPVAAGHDWTTKTEDIAPLPAGDSAGIAVLFAAIGMMMVGYSPLSGMIAAVPHLLSVRRFLPILAGWAVATSSLIWLILGPIVGAIDGHYLQFVGVGLLATGAVALSQLLFVKLIGGLAVLPGMLLWMVFGVPASNLAMPIHSMPGFFGFLHNVLPLPAAGEALRSIVYFNGRGVGTHLLTLAVWLVAALALNVLVERRKGLTIPNTEATDDPHFPRPAMAGGPVRSKRLRYFAVAAFPLTILTAVVGLMSASLHEPQVRDMPVVVVGASQEQATQAARGLQDGLGDLLSLTTSTSLDAATDQIREGKTVGVYVLPTSRGGEATLYTSSAAGVSQNTALQAMFQQISASQKAPLELTDVQPLNASDSNGSNSMYAAMAWIMAGFLIMAVLRGGAPEINRLRQLLPMLAGWAVGMAVWLWFLFDVLIGAINGHAGAMIGFGALTIFSISMFTGVFTRILGIAGIIPVLVIAILVGVPASGGGISLYMVPELFRDLNDVLPLPAAVDIVRATVYFDHSGVAGHLATIAAWGAVCLLLHVLIDRGIARRNRKDGADGGPDTPQGGQEAERPAPEPLDRTGIA encoded by the coding sequence ATGGAAACACCGACCCCCGTCCGCGATGCCAGCGGGCGCGAGCCGGGTTCGCCCGAGGCGGGTACATCCGACGCGGACAGGAAGATGAAGATCGTCAAGTACGTCTTCCTCTTCGTCATGCCCTTCCTCATGGTCACGATGATGTACGCGACGTACATGGGCACCATGCACTCGCCGCAGACCCGGGACATGCCGGTCGCCGTCGTCGGCTCGGGGGCCGTGGCCCAGTCCGTCGTCGACGAGCTGGCCTCCGCCAAGGACGGAGCCGCCGAACCCCGGCTGGTCGCCGACCGCACGGAGGCACTCGACCAGCTCAAGGACCGTGGCGTCGCCGGCGTACTGCAGATCCCCGCGGACGGCGCCACCGAAGCGACCCTCTACACGGCCCAGGGAGCCGGCGCCTCACAGGCATCAACGGTCAAGCAGCTCCTCGCCCCGGTGGCAGCGGGTCACGACTGGACGACCAAGACCGAGGACATCGCGCCCCTGCCCGCCGGAGACAGCGCGGGCATCGCGGTGCTGTTCGCCGCGATCGGCATGATGATGGTCGGGTACTCCCCGCTGAGCGGCATGATCGCGGCGGTGCCCCATCTGCTCTCCGTGCGCAGGTTCCTGCCGATACTGGCCGGCTGGGCGGTGGCGACCAGCTCGCTGATCTGGCTGATCCTGGGGCCGATCGTGGGCGCCATCGACGGCCACTATCTGCAGTTCGTCGGAGTCGGCCTGCTCGCGACCGGCGCGGTGGCCCTCAGCCAGCTGCTGTTCGTGAAACTCATCGGCGGACTGGCGGTGCTGCCCGGCATGCTGCTGTGGATGGTCTTCGGGGTGCCCGCCTCCAACCTCGCCATGCCGATCCACTCGATGCCCGGCTTCTTCGGCTTCCTGCACAACGTGCTGCCGCTGCCGGCCGCGGGCGAGGCGCTGCGCTCCATCGTCTACTTCAACGGCCGCGGCGTCGGCACCCACCTGCTCACCCTCGCCGTCTGGCTCGTAGCCGCCCTCGCGCTCAACGTCCTGGTGGAGCGCCGCAAGGGGCTCACCATTCCAAACACCGAGGCGACCGACGACCCCCACTTCCCCCGGCCCGCGATGGCCGGTGGACCGGTGCGCTCCAAGCGGCTCCGGTACTTCGCGGTGGCCGCCTTCCCGCTGACCATCCTCACCGCCGTCGTCGGCCTGATGAGCGCCTCCCTGCACGAGCCGCAGGTCCGCGACATGCCCGTCGTGGTCGTCGGCGCCTCGCAGGAACAGGCCACGCAGGCGGCCCGCGGTCTGCAGGACGGCCTGGGCGACCTGCTCTCCCTGACCACCAGCACCTCCCTCGACGCGGCGACGGACCAGATCCGCGAGGGCAAGACCGTCGGCGTGTACGTCCTGCCCACCTCAAGGGGCGGCGAGGCCACGCTGTACACCTCCTCGGCCGCGGGCGTGAGCCAGAACACCGCGCTGCAGGCGATGTTCCAACAGATCTCGGCGAGCCAGAAAGCCCCGCTGGAACTGACCGACGTCCAGCCGCTGAACGCCTCCGACTCCAACGGCAGCAACAGCATGTACGCGGCCATGGCCTGGATCATGGCCGGCTTCCTGATCATGGCGGTGCTGCGCGGCGGCGCGCCCGAGATCAACCGGCTGCGACAGCTGCTGCCGATGCTGGCCGGCTGGGCGGTCGGCATGGCCGTATGGCTGTGGTTCCTCTTCGACGTCCTGATCGGCGCGATCAACGGCCACGCCGGGGCGATGATCGGCTTCGGAGCACTGACGATCTTCAGCATCTCGATGTTCACCGGAGTCTTCACCCGCATCCTCGGCATCGCCGGCATCATCCCCGTACTGGTGATCGCGATATTGGTCGGGGTCCCCGCCTCCGGCGGAGGTATCTCGCTCTACATGGTCCCCGAGCTCTTCCGCGACCTGAACGACGTCCTGCCCCTGCCGGCCGCGGTCGACATCGTCCGCGCCACGGTCTACTTCGACCACTCCGGTGTCGCCGGCCACCTCGCGACCATCGCCGCCTGGGGCGCCGTGTGCCTGCTGCTGCACGTGCTGATCGACCGGGGCATCGCCCGTCGCAACCGCAAGGACGGTGCGGACGGCGGCCCCGACACGCCCCAGGGCGGTCAGGAAGCCGAGAGGCCCGCCCCCGAGCCGCTCGACCGGACCGGCATCGCCTGA
- a CDS encoding cytochrome P450, with protein MTVNLPAGNRDTAFLDRPDALDVDRNSRGHVAFGYGTHQCLGQSLARMELQVALPTLLRRLPGLRLAVPLEELRLRHDMAVYGVRELPVAW; from the coding sequence GTGACCGTCAACCTGCCCGCGGGCAACCGCGACACGGCCTTCCTCGACCGGCCCGATGCCCTGGACGTCGACCGCAACTCCCGCGGCCACGTCGCCTTCGGCTACGGCACCCACCAGTGCCTGGGCCAGTCCCTGGCGCGGATGGAGCTGCAGGTGGCGCTGCCCACCCTGCTGCGCAGGCTGCCCGGGCTGCGGCTGGCGGTGCCGCTGGAGGAGCTGCGGCTCCGGCACGACATGGCCGTCTACGGCGTCCGCGAACTGCCGGTCGCCTGGTGA
- a CDS encoding alpha/beta hydrolase produces the protein MPGPKGAPSVSLRVFQPTGLRAAAPALLWIHGGGLIFGAPEQDDRTSIAFARELGITVAAVRYRRASDSPAPAAAEDAYAALLGLTARANDLHIDIDRIAIGGASAGGGIAAALALLAHDRAEIRPVFQLLVYPMLDDRTTTRTDLDTRNMRLWTPKSNQYGWSSYLGDAVAGPDVSPYAAAARREDLTGLPPAWIGVGTLDLFHDEDVEYARRLSDRKVPCELHIVPGAFHGFDAVFPKADVSQQFWRRQARALDAALYG, from the coding sequence GTGCCCGGGCCGAAGGGCGCACCGTCCGTCTCGCTCCGCGTCTTCCAGCCGACCGGCTTGAGGGCGGCTGCTCCGGCCCTGCTGTGGATACACGGCGGCGGCCTCATCTTCGGAGCCCCGGAGCAGGACGACCGGACCAGCATCGCCTTCGCCCGCGAACTCGGCATCACCGTCGCCGCGGTCCGCTATCGACGGGCGTCGGACAGTCCCGCGCCCGCCGCGGCCGAGGACGCCTACGCCGCGCTGCTCGGCCTGACGGCGCGGGCGAACGACCTCCACATCGACATCGACCGCATCGCGATCGGCGGTGCCAGCGCGGGTGGCGGAATCGCCGCGGCCCTCGCACTGCTCGCCCATGACCGTGCCGAGATCCGGCCGGTGTTCCAACTGCTGGTCTACCCGATGCTCGACGACCGCACGACGACGAGAACGGACCTGGACACGCGGAACATGCGTCTCTGGACTCCCAAAAGCAACCAGTACGGCTGGTCGTCCTACCTCGGCGACGCCGTAGCGGGCCCGGATGTCTCCCCGTACGCGGCCGCAGCCCGCCGCGAGGACCTCACCGGGCTTCCTCCGGCCTGGATCGGCGTGGGCACCCTCGATCTCTTCCACGACGAGGACGTCGAGTACGCGCGCCGCCTCAGCGACAGGAAAGTCCCCTGCGAACTCCACATCGTTCCCGGCGCGTTCCACGGGTTCGACGCGGTGTTCCCCAAGGCCGACGTTTCCCAGCAGTTCTGGCGCCGGCAGGCGCGGGCGCTGGATGCCGCGCTGTACGGCTGA
- a CDS encoding TetR/AcrR family transcriptional regulator, with the protein MTKEPSLRERKKLATRAALSRAAWSLMVEQGLDAATPEAIAAAVDVSPRTFRNYFASREEAILDGLVRSGTSLLDAMRARPVEEPPWDSLTQVLPSFAAQYVGQRDNIAVLMRVVGEQPSMRAQHLVTYEQADQQLAELFAERTGTDAERDLTPRLLAAAAAAVLRTSMEMWAQGHTDVALPDLVREGLLHVRAGLPTGAAVAAS; encoded by the coding sequence ATGACGAAAGAGCCGAGCCTGCGCGAACGGAAGAAGCTGGCGACCCGGGCGGCATTGAGCCGTGCGGCCTGGTCCCTGATGGTCGAGCAGGGACTCGACGCGGCGACCCCGGAGGCGATCGCTGCGGCAGTGGATGTGTCGCCACGCACGTTTCGCAACTACTTCGCCAGTCGCGAGGAGGCGATCCTCGACGGCCTGGTACGCAGCGGCACTTCCCTGCTCGACGCCATGCGCGCCAGGCCCGTGGAGGAGCCGCCGTGGGACTCCCTGACACAGGTACTTCCGTCCTTCGCCGCGCAATACGTCGGTCAACGGGACAACATCGCGGTGCTGATGCGCGTGGTCGGCGAGCAACCGTCAATGCGGGCGCAGCACCTGGTCACGTACGAGCAGGCCGATCAGCAGCTCGCGGAACTCTTCGCCGAACGCACCGGCACCGACGCCGAGCGGGACTTGACTCCCCGCCTGCTGGCCGCCGCAGCAGCTGCCGTGCTGCGGACGTCCATGGAGATGTGGGCACAAGGCCACACCGACGTCGCGCTGCCCGATCTTGTCCGAGAGGGCCTTCTGCACGTGCGCGCCGGCCTTCCCACCGGTGCCGCCGTGGCGGCTTCCTAG
- a CDS encoding cytochrome P450 codes for MSTSTPTNDPTGLPAFPGKRDARCPFDPPQEYTDWREAEGLQRAVSHGEPLWVVSRYADIRAALSDPRLSSDDRRPGYPASSGKAGDLPQSFQRMDDPEHARLRMMLTGELTIKRVERMRPDVQKMADDFLDQMIAKGQPADLVRDYALPIPSLVISLLLGVPYSDHEFFQQHSNTLTDANTTEQGRRVASGALFGYLLELVGRKEREPGADLISRLIGERVATGELTREDVAMDGLMLLIAGHETTANMTALGTLALLEHPDQAARIRDTDDPTVVANAIEELLRYLTVPQDHVWRVATEDLTLGGQLIRAGEG; via the coding sequence ATGAGTACATCAACCCCCACGAACGACCCGACCGGCCTACCCGCCTTCCCCGGCAAGCGTGACGCGCGCTGCCCCTTCGACCCGCCCCAGGAGTACACCGACTGGCGTGAGGCCGAAGGGCTCCAGCGGGCGGTGTCGCACGGCGAGCCGCTGTGGGTGGTGAGCCGGTATGCGGACATCCGCGCGGCTCTGAGCGACCCGCGCCTCAGCTCGGACGACCGGCGTCCCGGCTACCCGGCTTCTTCCGGGAAGGCCGGTGACCTGCCCCAGAGTTTCCAGCGCATGGACGACCCCGAGCACGCCCGGCTGCGGATGATGCTCACCGGGGAATTGACGATCAAACGGGTGGAGCGGATGCGCCCGGACGTCCAGAAGATGGCGGACGACTTCCTCGACCAGATGATCGCCAAGGGACAGCCGGCGGACCTGGTCCGGGACTACGCGCTGCCCATCCCGTCCCTGGTGATCTCCCTGTTGCTCGGAGTGCCCTACTCCGACCACGAGTTCTTCCAGCAGCACAGCAACACCCTGACCGACGCGAACACCACGGAGCAGGGCAGGCGGGTGGCCAGTGGCGCCCTCTTCGGCTACCTGCTGGAGCTGGTGGGGCGCAAGGAGCGCGAGCCGGGCGCCGACCTCATCAGCCGTCTGATCGGCGAGCGGGTCGCCACCGGCGAACTCACCCGTGAAGACGTGGCGATGGACGGCCTCATGCTGCTGATCGCCGGCCACGAGACCACGGCCAACATGACCGCCCTGGGCACCCTGGCCCTGCTGGAGCACCCGGACCAGGCAGCCCGCATCCGTGACACTGACGACCCGACCGTGGTCGCGAACGCGATCGAGGAACTGCTGCGCTACCTGACGGTCCCCCAGGACCACGTCTGGCGCGTCGCCACCGAGGACCTCACCCTCGGCGGACAGCTCATCCGGGCCGGTGAGGGGTGA
- a CDS encoding SDR family NAD(P)-dependent oxidoreductase yields MSGTGFEGRSVVVTGAASGIGRAAALMFAEEGAKVLVTDLDKAGADETAKVIETAGGTAVAVAGDLSDPQVVDEVVATAVRTFGSLDVLVNNAGIGDSMSALADVEDAEWERVIRVNLTAPFLLTRAALPHMLAAGHGRIVFTASEAGFRGSVSGTAYTASKHGVVGLVKSLAVMYRKQGIRTNAIAPGGTQTNILTNSLGMEPEKMTALVNTVSGQAQSDGGAAPHGPTILRDILRSNPGRRSTPEEQAAVIVFLASDAAEMINGVILPVDDGWSAV; encoded by the coding sequence ATGAGCGGCACGGGATTTGAAGGACGCAGCGTTGTCGTCACCGGGGCCGCATCGGGCATCGGCCGCGCCGCGGCCCTGATGTTCGCCGAGGAAGGCGCGAAAGTCCTCGTCACCGACCTGGACAAGGCCGGTGCCGACGAGACAGCGAAGGTGATCGAGACGGCGGGAGGCACCGCCGTCGCGGTGGCCGGGGACCTCAGCGACCCGCAGGTGGTGGACGAGGTCGTGGCCACCGCCGTGCGGACCTTCGGCAGCCTGGACGTCCTGGTGAACAACGCCGGCATCGGGGACAGCATGTCGGCGCTGGCCGACGTCGAGGACGCCGAGTGGGAACGCGTCATACGGGTCAACCTGACGGCGCCCTTCCTGCTCACCCGGGCCGCGCTGCCGCACATGCTGGCAGCGGGCCACGGCAGGATCGTGTTCACCGCGTCCGAGGCCGGGTTCCGCGGCAGCGTGTCCGGTACCGCCTACACCGCCTCCAAGCACGGCGTCGTGGGCCTGGTGAAGAGCCTCGCCGTCATGTACCGCAAGCAGGGCATCCGCACCAATGCCATCGCCCCCGGCGGGACACAGACCAACATCCTCACCAACTCGCTGGGCATGGAACCCGAGAAGATGACGGCCCTCGTCAACACCGTGTCGGGCCAGGCCCAGTCCGACGGCGGGGCTGCGCCGCACGGGCCGACCATCCTGCGTGACATCCTCCGCAGCAACCCCGGCCGGCGGTCCACCCCGGAGGAGCAGGCCGCCGTCATCGTCTTCCTCGCCTCCGATGCAGCCGAGATGATCAACGGCGTCATCCTGCCCGTCGACGACGGCTGGTCCGCCGTCTGA
- a CDS encoding NAD(P)/FAD-dependent oxidoreductase, producing the protein MNRVVIVGASAGGLATAEALRRLGYQGGLTLIGGEEHLPYDRPPLSKQILTGEWQPDRLPLRRPEDIDALGLDLRLGMTATGLDTARRTVALADGTRVSYDALVIATGVRPRGLPGTEGLAGVHTLRTLEDALAFKARLRPGRRLVIVGAGFIGAEAAAVARGLGVEVTLLEAAPLPLAQAVGEQAGQFLAQIHRDHGVWLHTGAQVAGILGAEGEVRGVGLADGTVLPADDVLVAIGSLPNTEWLAGSGLTVDNGLVCDEFSAAAPGVYGVGDVARWHNPLFGTAMRIEHRTNAAEQGMAVARNLLKPDARRPFAPVPYFWSDQYGMRIQAYGYLRGHDEALVMEHDPAQRRLLVAYRTGDRLAGVLAVGLPPKTVRAMRALVAAGTAWESAASDAAAA; encoded by the coding sequence GTGAACCGGGTCGTCATCGTCGGCGCGTCGGCGGGCGGGCTGGCCACTGCGGAGGCGCTGCGCAGGCTGGGGTACCAGGGTGGGCTCACGCTCATCGGTGGTGAGGAGCATCTGCCGTACGATCGCCCGCCGTTGTCGAAGCAGATCCTGACGGGGGAGTGGCAGCCGGACCGGCTGCCACTGCGTCGGCCGGAGGACATCGACGCGCTGGGGCTGGACCTACGTCTGGGCATGACCGCGACCGGGCTGGATACGGCGAGGCGAACCGTGGCTCTGGCCGACGGCACCCGCGTGTCGTACGACGCCCTGGTCATCGCGACCGGAGTCCGTCCCCGCGGCCTGCCCGGAACCGAAGGGCTGGCCGGGGTGCACACGTTGCGCACCCTGGAGGACGCTCTGGCGTTCAAGGCGCGGCTGCGGCCCGGGCGGAGACTGGTGATCGTCGGCGCCGGGTTCATCGGTGCCGAGGCGGCCGCCGTGGCCCGAGGGCTCGGGGTGGAGGTCACGCTCCTGGAGGCGGCTCCCCTCCCTCTGGCGCAGGCCGTCGGTGAACAGGCCGGTCAGTTCCTGGCCCAGATCCACCGCGACCACGGGGTCTGGCTGCACACCGGAGCCCAGGTCGCCGGAATCCTCGGCGCCGAGGGCGAGGTCCGTGGCGTCGGGCTGGCCGACGGAACCGTCCTTCCGGCGGACGACGTGCTGGTGGCTATCGGCTCCCTGCCCAACACCGAGTGGCTGGCCGGCAGCGGGCTCACCGTGGACAACGGACTGGTCTGCGACGAGTTCAGCGCGGCCGCACCCGGTGTGTACGGGGTCGGGGACGTGGCGCGCTGGCACAACCCGCTCTTCGGTACGGCGATGCGCATCGAGCACCGCACCAACGCCGCCGAGCAGGGCATGGCCGTCGCCCGCAACCTGCTGAAGCCGGACGCGCGGCGGCCGTTCGCGCCGGTGCCGTACTTCTGGTCCGACCAGTACGGGATGAGGATCCAGGCGTACGGATACCTCCGTGGCCACGACGAGGCGCTGGTCATGGAACACGACCCGGCGCAGCGGCGGCTCCTCGTCGCCTACCGGACAGGGGACCGGCTGGCCGGCGTACTCGCCGTGGGCCTGCCGCCGAAGACCGTCCGAGCCATGCGGGCCCTCGTCGCGGCCGGCACCGCATGGGAGTCGGCCGCCAGTGACGCTGCCGCCGCCTGA
- a CDS encoding ferredoxin: MKVEVDVPKCVASGQCAMIAPEAFDQRDEDGMVVLLDETPAPEVHEAVRESAMVCPAAAIHLAE, translated from the coding sequence ATGAAGGTTGAAGTAGACGTTCCCAAGTGTGTCGCCTCCGGGCAGTGCGCGATGATCGCGCCCGAGGCGTTCGACCAGCGCGACGAGGACGGCATGGTCGTACTGCTGGACGAGACGCCCGCGCCGGAGGTGCACGAGGCGGTCCGCGAGTCGGCCATGGTCTGCCCGGCCGCCGCCATCCACCTGGCGGAGTGA
- a CDS encoding helix-turn-helix transcriptional regulator has product MDRSSEIREFLRTRRARITPEQAGLAPHGGARRVPGLRREEVAQLAGVSVDYYIRLERGRTQGVSETVLDAVARALHLDETERAHLFDLTQPTPARTRRKRPLAPQRVHPVLYRTLDSLSVPAVVQGRRTDVLAANKLAHALYTDFEARPRRERNFARFVFLDEAARTLYADWNQVAGDCLAMLRLYAGRHPDDPQLTELIGELSLHSDTFRRLWADHDVIAHTSGTKRLHHPLVGDLTLDYVVLAVEGDPEQTLVIYTPEPASPSAEALNILASWTSTSTTRPHTSGQTHNPAG; this is encoded by the coding sequence ATGGACCGCAGCAGCGAGATCCGCGAGTTCCTGCGCACGCGCCGGGCCCGGATCACCCCCGAACAGGCCGGCCTCGCCCCGCACGGCGGCGCCCGCCGCGTGCCGGGGCTGCGCCGCGAGGAAGTCGCCCAGCTCGCCGGAGTCAGCGTCGACTACTACATCCGCCTGGAGCGAGGCCGCACCCAGGGCGTCTCCGAAACCGTCCTGGACGCCGTCGCCCGCGCCCTGCACCTCGACGAGACCGAACGCGCCCACCTCTTCGACCTCACCCAGCCCACCCCCGCCCGGACCCGCCGCAAGCGGCCGCTCGCCCCCCAGCGAGTCCACCCGGTCCTGTACCGGACCCTGGACTCACTCAGCGTCCCCGCGGTGGTCCAGGGGCGACGCACAGACGTCCTTGCCGCCAACAAGCTCGCCCACGCCCTCTACACCGACTTCGAAGCCAGGCCCCGCCGCGAACGCAACTTCGCCCGCTTCGTCTTCCTCGACGAGGCAGCCCGCACGCTGTACGCCGACTGGAACCAGGTCGCCGGCGACTGCCTGGCCATGCTGCGCCTGTACGCCGGACGCCACCCCGACGACCCGCAGCTCACCGAGCTGATCGGCGAGCTGTCCCTGCACAGCGACACCTTCCGCCGCCTGTGGGCCGACCACGACGTCATCGCCCACACCAGTGGCACCAAACGCCTCCACCACCCGCTCGTCGGCGACCTCACCCTCGACTACGTGGTTCTGGCGGTGGAAGGCGACCCCGAGCAGACCCTGGTCATCTACACCCCGGAGCCGGCGTCCCCCTCTGCCGAAGCCCTCAACATCCTCGCCAGCTGGACCAGCACGTCCACCACCCGCCCCCACACCTCCGGACAGACGCACAACCCAGCCGGCTGA